The proteins below come from a single Miscanthus floridulus cultivar M001 chromosome 1, ASM1932011v1, whole genome shotgun sequence genomic window:
- the LOC136493709 gene encoding arogenate dehydratase 2-like, giving the protein MAYTSSFHLPKHLLLPSSRRTRHSRPSSFVPVPAAANKINGGVNGHHAPEKPAPNGKAPQHINGHGKKGVNGQGGKKGVNGHVNGHTDRIHLSVSTGGGGGGLQDGSGLRVAFQGAPGAYSEFAAKTALPGCETVPCRAFADALAAVERGAADRAVLPVESTMEGTALRNYDLLLRHGLVVVQEINLFVHYCLLAMPGVRAAEVRRVISHPMALAHCGRALARLGVDPEPVEDTAGAVEMLRSERMLDTAAIASPRAADLYGLDVLAHGLQDESWNVTRFLLLSRPPVAAPPVDAAAAGAKTSMVVAHRGGSMMVVLKVLSAFSSRNINLTKLEVINNDGAAAAGSGAGARPSVMILDTSARGAPTLRAFPHVLYVDCEGAAHDPRVREAIQEIETFAVFVRVLGCYAADSTVYDLQ; this is encoded by the coding sequence ATGGCCTATACCTCCTCCTTCCACCTCCCCAAGCACCTCCTCCTCCCCAGCTCCCGCCGGACAAGGCACAGCAGGCCCTCCTCCTTCGTCCCCGTCCCCGCGGCAGCCAACAAGATCAACGGCGGCGTGAACGGCCATCACGCGCCCGAGAAGCCGGCGCCCAACGGCAAGGCACCACAACACATCAACGGCCACGGTAAGAAGGGCGTCAACGGGCAGGGCGGCAAGAAGGGCGTCAACGGGCACGTCAACGGGCATACGGACCGGATCCACCTCTCGGTGAGCAcgggcggcgggggcgggggtCTCCAGGACGGCTCCGGGCTCCGCGTGGCGTTCCAGGGCGCGCCGGGCGCCTACAGCGAGTTCGCGGCCAAGACGGCGCTGCCCGGGTGCGAGACGGTCCCGTGCCGCGCGttcgcggacgcgctggcggccgTGGAGCGCGGCGCCGCAGACCGCGCCGTCCTCCCTGTGGAGTCCACCATGGAAGGCACCGCGCTGCGGAACTACGACCTGCTGCTGCGGCACGGCCTGGTGGTGGTGCAGGAGATCAACCTCTTCGTGCACTACTGCCTGCTGGCCATGCCCGGGGTGCGCGCCGCCGAGGTGCGCCGCGTCATCAGCCACCCGATGGCGCTGGCGCACTGCGGCCGCGCGCTGGCGCGGCTCGGGGTGGACCCGGAGCCCGTGGAGGACACGGCGGGCGCCGTCGAGATGCTGCGCTCCGAACGGATGCTCGACACCGCCGCCATCGCCAGCCCGCGCGCCGCCGACCTGTATGGCCTCGACGTCCTCGCGCACGGACTCCAGGACGAGTCCTGGAACGTCACGCGCTTCCTGCTCCTCTCCAGGCCGCCCGTCGCCGCGCCGCCcgtggacgccgccgccgcgggcgccAAGACCAGCATGGTGGTCGCGCACCGGGGCGGCTCCATGATGGTGGTGCTCAAGGTGCTCTCCGCCTTCTCCTCCCGCAACAtcaacctcaccaagctggaggtcATCAACAACGACGGCGCCGCGGCTGCCGGATCTGGCGCTGGCGCCCGCCCGTCAGTGATGATCCTGGACACGAGCGCCCGGGGCGCGCCGACGCTGCGCGCGTTCCCGCACGTCCTGTACGTGGACTGCGAGGGCGCCGCGCACGACCCGCGCGTCCGCGAGGCCATCCAGGAGATCGAGACGTTCGCTGTCTTCGTGCGCGTGCTTGGCTGCTACGCCGCCGACTCCACCGTCTACGACCTGCAGTGA